A part of Prosthecobacter sp. SYSU 5D2 genomic DNA contains:
- a CDS encoding 3-deoxy-7-phosphoheptulonate synthase, with amino-acid sequence MSQSHPTDDLRVAEILPLIQPALLMHDIPLGEEEAAFVEQARRRSEAILKLQDDRLLVIVGPCSIHDRLSALEYAQRVVKAREKYGNDLEILMRVYFEKPRTTVGWKGFINDPHLNESYDINTGLRGARGLLIDLAQMKVPAATEFLDVITPQYIADVVAWGAIGARTTESQVHRQLASGLSMPVGFKNGTDGSIQTALDAIQAAAGQHCFLSVTKDGVAAIVKTRGNDACHVILRGGKAGTNFDAQSIESVVSQLSTRGLPASVMVDCSHGNSLKDYRKQPAVAASLAEQMSAGSQAITGVMIESHLVEGRQDAKPGQALAYGQSITDACVNWAATEAMLDELSAAVRARRAV; translated from the coding sequence GTGAGCCAATCCCATCCTACCGATGACCTCCGCGTGGCGGAGATCCTGCCATTGATCCAGCCTGCGCTGCTGATGCACGATATTCCGCTCGGGGAAGAGGAGGCAGCCTTTGTGGAGCAGGCCCGCCGCCGTTCGGAAGCCATTTTAAAACTCCAGGATGACCGCCTGCTGGTGATCGTCGGCCCTTGTTCCATCCATGACCGCCTCTCCGCCCTTGAATACGCCCAACGGGTGGTCAAGGCCCGCGAAAAGTACGGCAACGATCTGGAGATCCTGATGCGGGTGTATTTTGAAAAGCCGCGCACCACCGTCGGCTGGAAGGGCTTCATCAATGATCCGCACCTCAATGAAAGCTACGACATCAACACCGGATTGCGCGGTGCCCGTGGGCTGCTCATTGACCTGGCCCAGATGAAGGTGCCTGCCGCAACCGAGTTCCTGGATGTCATCACGCCGCAGTACATCGCCGATGTGGTGGCCTGGGGGGCCATTGGCGCCCGCACCACGGAGAGCCAGGTTCACCGCCAGCTCGCGTCCGGACTTTCGATGCCAGTCGGTTTCAAAAATGGCACCGATGGCAGCATCCAGACCGCCCTGGATGCCATCCAGGCCGCCGCCGGACAGCATTGCTTCCTGTCCGTGACCAAGGATGGCGTCGCCGCCATCGTCAAAACCCGTGGCAATGACGCCTGCCATGTCATCCTGCGGGGTGGCAAAGCCGGCACCAATTTCGATGCCCAGTCCATCGAGTCTGTTGTCAGCCAGCTCAGCACCCGTGGCCTGCCTGCCAGCGTGATGGTGGATTGCAGCCATGGCAACAGCCTCAAAGATTACCGCAAGCAACCCGCCGTTGCCGCTTCCTTGGCCGAACAGATGAGCGCCGGCAGCCAGGCCATCACCGGTGTCATGATCGAAAGCCACCTGGTGGAAGGACGGCAGGATGCCAAACCTGGTCAGGCCCTGGCCTACGGTCAGAGCATCACCGATGCCTGCGTCAACTGGGCCGCCACAGAGGCCATGCTGGATGAACTCTCCGCCGCCGTGCGTGCGCGCCGGGCGGTTTAG
- a CDS encoding RNA-binding protein, translating into MNLYVSNLAYSVTDDELRSEFAAFGQVSSVRVVMDRETGRSRGFGFVDMPDDAEAKIAMSSLEGANLAGRAMKIVEARPKEERPRPMVGGGGYADGHKKKPDRGHAGGFRSPPAPSYNDWDDRSRGGKKPKPRERGRRASENEWD; encoded by the coding sequence ATGAACCTCTACGTCAGCAATCTTGCTTACAGCGTGACTGATGATGAACTGCGCAGCGAATTTGCTGCCTTTGGCCAGGTGTCCAGCGTCCGTGTGGTGATGGACCGCGAGACCGGGCGTTCCCGTGGCTTCGGCTTTGTGGACATGCCGGATGATGCGGAGGCCAAGATCGCCATGTCCAGCCTGGAGGGGGCCAATCTGGCCGGACGCGCCATGAAAATCGTCGAGGCCAGACCTAAAGAGGAGCGACCCCGGCCTATGGTCGGAGGCGGCGGCTATGCGGACGGCCACAAAAAGAAGCCAGACAGGGGTCATGCCGGCGGTTTTCGCAGTCCACCAGCACCCAGCTATAACGACTGGGATGACAGGAGCCGGGGCGGCAAGAAGCCCAAACCACGGGAGCGCGGACGCCGTGCTTCCGAAAATGAATGGGATTGA
- a CDS encoding class I SAM-dependent methyltransferase, with protein sequence MRSPRFASPTGGLPSAVRWAQLLLADRLQAGDIALDATAGNGHDTLFLCQCTGTSGHVYAMDVQAAAVAATRSRLLEAGIQENRFTVVQAGHETMAGTVVPEHQGKLAGIMFNLGYLPGSDKTVITRTETTLAAVNAATRLLKPGGLLTIAVYPGHEGGAQEQRALGEWAAGLSPREFEVQHLRPVNRNANPPECWLVWKTAPSHGK encoded by the coding sequence GTGCGATCCCCTCGATTTGCCAGCCCGACAGGCGGCCTGCCTTCCGCCGTGCGCTGGGCCCAACTGCTCCTGGCTGATCGCTTGCAGGCAGGGGACATTGCGCTGGATGCCACAGCCGGCAACGGACATGACACCCTGTTTCTCTGCCAGTGCACAGGCACCTCCGGGCATGTCTATGCCATGGATGTGCAGGCCGCAGCGGTGGCCGCCACCCGCAGCCGGCTGCTGGAAGCAGGCATTCAGGAAAACCGGTTTACCGTGGTGCAGGCAGGCCATGAAACCATGGCCGGGACCGTTGTCCCGGAGCACCAGGGAAAGCTGGCAGGCATCATGTTCAACCTGGGCTACCTCCCCGGGTCCGATAAAACGGTCATTACCCGCACTGAGACGACGCTGGCTGCGGTGAATGCGGCAACCCGGCTGCTCAAACCAGGCGGCCTGCTGACCATCGCCGTCTATCCAGGGCACGAAGGCGGAGCCCAGGAGCAGCGGGCTTTAGGCGAATGGGCCGCAGGCTTGTCCCCGAGAGAGTTCGAGGTGCAGCATCTGCGCCCGGTCAACCGTAATGCGAATCCGCCGGAATGCTGGCTGGTGTGGAAGACGGCTCCTTCTCACGGGAAGTGA
- a CDS encoding sterol desaturase family protein encodes MMFARQPFNFLEHTYESTVALGGRYFLFAGVAWLLGYFIFKRQWFHRKIIAKYPRSSDVWRDIGYSALSMLIFGLVGAATVYATRQGWTQLYGGKIAKFGLLWFWLSIGCAILIHDAWFYWTHRLMHHRRLFRWFHRVHHLSHNPTPWAAYAFSPLEALVQALIFPLLVFIMPMHGLAFALFMMWQIAFNIVGHSGYEIHPRWLMRSPLRYILNTPTNHIMHHEKMRGNYGLYFNYWDRLMGTNHEEYEKRFAEVTSREKEPSSTPASIPADSHYG; translated from the coding sequence ATGATGTTTGCCCGCCAGCCCTTCAATTTTTTGGAGCATACTTATGAGAGCACCGTGGCTTTGGGCGGGAGGTACTTTTTATTTGCCGGCGTCGCTTGGTTGCTTGGGTATTTCATCTTCAAGCGTCAGTGGTTCCACCGTAAAATCATTGCCAAGTATCCCCGGTCATCGGATGTCTGGCGGGACATTGGCTACTCGGCGCTTTCCATGCTCATTTTTGGCCTGGTCGGCGCGGCCACTGTCTATGCTACCCGTCAGGGATGGACGCAGCTGTATGGAGGCAAGATTGCCAAATTTGGTCTGCTGTGGTTCTGGCTCAGCATCGGCTGCGCCATTCTCATTCACGATGCCTGGTTTTATTGGACGCACCGGCTCATGCATCACCGCCGGCTGTTTCGCTGGTTTCATCGTGTGCATCACCTTTCTCATAATCCCACCCCCTGGGCGGCGTATGCGTTTTCACCGTTGGAGGCTCTCGTGCAGGCGCTCATTTTTCCGCTCCTGGTCTTCATCATGCCCATGCACGGTTTGGCCTTTGCCTTGTTCATGATGTGGCAGATCGCCTTTAACATCGTCGGCCATTCCGGGTATGAAATCCACCCGCGCTGGCTCATGCGCTCGCCCCTGCGCTACATCCTGAACACGCCCACCAACCACATCATGCATCATGAGAAGATGCGGGGGAATTACGGGCTTTACTTCAATTACTGGGACCGCCTTATGGGCACCAACCATGAGGAGTATGAAAAGCGGTTTGCTGAAGTCACTTCCCGTGAGAAGGAGCCGTCTTCCACACCAGCCAGCATTCCGGCGGATTCGCATTACGGTTGA
- a CDS encoding metallophosphoesterase — MPVTKPAITAEIAPGILLDSRRALINPMEGWMALADLHYGYEIHRSRAGALLPGWGMQKCRDTLLALIDDHAPQRLILAGDIMDGSGSVSETGILLEILRSRVEDLILIEGNHDRAGLKKGWRLQPFYREKDFVFHHGHQGAAPPSVAGCLPAESPHMTFVTGHEHPCVSLRDGAGLRLKLPALVQQRLRQDLHHWILPAFSPWAAGGTFRTSQEHLATWACTRTKVWKLS, encoded by the coding sequence GTGCCAGTCACCAAACCTGCCATCACCGCTGAAATCGCCCCTGGAATTTTGCTGGATTCCAGGCGCGCATTGATCAATCCCATGGAAGGCTGGATGGCGCTGGCAGACCTTCATTATGGCTATGAAATCCACCGCAGCCGGGCTGGCGCCCTGCTGCCTGGATGGGGCATGCAAAAGTGCCGCGACACCCTTCTGGCGTTAATAGATGACCACGCTCCGCAAAGGCTCATCCTGGCGGGTGACATCATGGATGGCAGCGGTTCAGTGAGCGAGACTGGAATCCTCCTGGAAATCTTACGCAGCCGGGTGGAAGACCTGATCCTCATCGAGGGAAACCACGACCGCGCCGGGCTGAAAAAGGGATGGCGGCTGCAGCCTTTTTATCGTGAGAAAGACTTTGTCTTTCATCATGGCCATCAGGGCGCAGCTCCGCCATCAGTGGCAGGCTGCCTGCCAGCAGAAAGTCCACACATGACTTTCGTCACCGGTCATGAGCACCCGTGTGTCTCCTTGCGCGATGGTGCAGGCCTGCGTTTAAAACTGCCGGCGCTGGTGCAACAGCGTCTGCGGCAGGATTTGCATCATTGGATTCTTCCGGCTTTTTCGCCCTGGGCAGCTGGAGGAACCTTTAGGACCTCGCAGGAACATCTGGCCACCTGGGCCTGCACCCGGACAAAGGTCTGGAAACTCAGTTAA
- a CDS encoding O-antigen ligase family protein — MILLVPLSGLLPVSWFGGPAPWRSMLAESWGIYLPATLSPDPHATFESWLVMAAGAVWLWACLGQRASEEGRRWCIYGLAIGGALIAGASLIDYSWAAIPWWPREGIYRAEGFGPFFNRNHASSLSAISAILCAASAYDAYRRKSSLAWLFLLLFWLPLCTIFLNTSRGGVGLLFLGLVAWVTTAAMKKGLFRKMAVGAAVLMVVASVALVSSGRLGSRLRDLVQEDGGSLLSSSMRMDLARETLSLSAKSPFWGQGLDTFYQVFPLISDLKFPHFRFLHPESDLLLVLFEGGLFLLMPCLVLLLWAASSSGSWTSHPGREEMSDRPGRRLRQAAAIGAGMALLHSVFDVPNHGLGYGMQTALLLGLAVRPRCLSVPARWLQPWAFRLAGLLIFGMGIMWLGTGLHHWMPPLPTSVQVLREQIRTESAKGRYRDCLTLVNRAIHLAPLDYRLYYMRAQMLLLLRQNPERALLDFGRSRTLEPHYAKTCFEEGVYWLPFAPDLAIIPWRECLRRHKPGSSQLRDVYASMLSKTGLYPELRPPLWALAETPEMQLVFLMNTSQGREWEEYLGKFLKLHPKLEVLGPKELQTLLRAWHDRGDREALVSLLQKNHSLQPYGWRTMAVELARAGRYEQAYFVANKFIKKPLRPSRSQDVANLARLERAFVFNPTDVRPGIELYLAYRASGDVDSAKSTAEKVVALPDVPVYMKLELAALYAEISDFRRAWEMMEHAMHSLPDV, encoded by the coding sequence ATGATCCTTCTGGTTCCGTTGTCAGGCCTGCTGCCGGTGTCGTGGTTTGGCGGACCGGCTCCCTGGCGCAGCATGCTGGCGGAATCATGGGGCATCTACCTGCCGGCCACCCTCTCCCCTGATCCGCATGCCACTTTTGAATCCTGGCTGGTCATGGCTGCGGGTGCAGTCTGGCTGTGGGCTTGCCTTGGGCAGCGTGCATCAGAAGAAGGCCGCCGCTGGTGCATTTATGGGCTGGCTATTGGAGGGGCTCTCATCGCGGGAGCCTCCCTCATTGACTATTCCTGGGCGGCCATTCCTTGGTGGCCGCGGGAAGGCATTTACAGAGCGGAAGGGTTTGGTCCGTTTTTTAACCGGAATCATGCATCCAGCCTGAGTGCCATCAGTGCCATTTTGTGTGCTGCCTCGGCTTACGATGCATACCGGAGGAAGTCTTCATTGGCTTGGTTGTTTCTGCTGCTGTTCTGGCTCCCTCTGTGTACCATTTTCCTGAACACTTCCCGCGGTGGCGTGGGCTTGCTATTTTTGGGGCTGGTCGCCTGGGTGACGACTGCCGCCATGAAAAAAGGACTGTTCCGCAAGATGGCAGTGGGGGCTGCTGTGCTGATGGTGGTGGCTTCAGTCGCGCTGGTTTCCAGCGGCCGGCTTGGCTCCCGGTTGCGTGATCTTGTTCAAGAGGACGGCGGATCTTTGCTAAGCTCCTCGATGCGGATGGATCTGGCGAGGGAGACTCTGTCACTTTCGGCCAAAAGTCCCTTTTGGGGCCAGGGGCTGGATACCTTTTATCAGGTGTTTCCGCTCATCTCGGATCTTAAGTTTCCCCATTTCAGGTTTTTGCATCCTGAGAGCGATCTGCTGCTGGTTCTTTTTGAAGGCGGCTTGTTCTTGCTTATGCCCTGCCTGGTGTTGCTCCTCTGGGCCGCAAGCTCAAGCGGTAGCTGGACCAGCCATCCGGGACGCGAGGAAATGAGCGACCGTCCCGGCCGCCGGTTGCGCCAGGCGGCTGCCATTGGTGCGGGCATGGCTCTGCTGCACTCCGTCTTTGATGTGCCAAACCACGGGCTGGGGTATGGGATGCAGACGGCCCTGCTGCTGGGCCTGGCTGTCCGTCCCCGGTGTCTGTCAGTACCGGCTCGGTGGTTGCAGCCGTGGGCGTTTCGTCTCGCGGGCCTGTTGATTTTCGGCATGGGGATCATGTGGTTGGGTACTGGCCTGCATCATTGGATGCCGCCTTTACCGACTTCTGTCCAGGTGCTGCGGGAGCAGATAAGGACAGAATCCGCGAAGGGGCGTTATCGTGACTGTCTCACCCTGGTTAACCGTGCCATCCATCTGGCACCCCTGGACTACCGGCTGTATTACATGCGAGCCCAGATGCTCCTGCTACTGCGGCAAAATCCGGAACGTGCCTTGCTGGATTTCGGGCGCTCCAGGACGTTGGAGCCCCATTATGCAAAGACCTGTTTTGAAGAAGGGGTGTACTGGCTGCCCTTTGCCCCTGATCTGGCCATCATTCCCTGGCGTGAATGTTTGCGCCGACATAAGCCTGGCTCGTCTCAATTGCGTGACGTTTATGCCAGCATGCTCAGTAAGACGGGGCTCTATCCAGAACTGCGCCCCCCCCTATGGGCGTTGGCGGAAACGCCGGAAATGCAGCTTGTTTTTCTCATGAATACCAGCCAGGGCCGTGAGTGGGAGGAGTATTTGGGCAAATTTCTGAAACTGCATCCTAAGCTGGAAGTCCTGGGACCAAAAGAATTGCAGACGTTGCTGCGTGCCTGGCATGACCGTGGGGACCGAGAGGCTTTGGTGAGCCTCCTGCAAAAGAACCACAGCCTGCAGCCTTATGGTTGGAGAACGATGGCCGTGGAACTGGCTCGCGCAGGACGATATGAGCAAGCTTATTTCGTCGCCAATAAATTCATAAAAAAGCCGCTGCGTCCTTCACGCAGCCAGGATGTCGCCAATCTCGCGCGGCTGGAGCGGGCCTTCGTCTTTAATCCCACGGATGTACGTCCGGGGATTGAACTGTATCTGGCCTACCGGGCATCAGGAGATGTTGATTCTGCAAAATCCACTGCTGAAAAAGTTGTGGCGCTGCCTGATGTGCCTGTGTACATGAAGCTGGAGCTGGCCGCCTTGTATGCGGAAATCAGCGATTTCAGGCGGGCCTGGGAAATGATGGAGCATGCCATGCACAGCCTGCCGGACGTCTGA
- a CDS encoding MraY family glycosyltransferase has translation MSNFVGPPKPLLFDWPTVVAFYAGSFAVAWAGTMAVIRHQGKLGMDTPDGRRKLHARPVSRLGGLPIYLTLMLGFVAAFWFLDVRFEGWLPLILCNFLMFSVGLADDFKSLGARVKLTGQIGAALILYSSGLSIDVLSNPFGEGGLEIGWWSLPLTLLWLVAIPNIINLIDGMDGLAGGFGLFLSLTLAFVGFVSGFNDIMIMSIVMAGALSGFLYFNFPPAKIFLGDGGAYLIGFFVASVSLKSSNKGSIVAALLVIVIALGVPILDTAFAILRRAIRGVPIFRADAEHIHHRLILLGYSKGRALVAMYSVCAVLSLVGISILLTKGVALPVAGAVLFLLAVGAARYLGYVRSWSNLREQMNLAMERRHRLEHARAHARVLDFDIELCCHLEEFSALLVQRLKWMDFNTSRAEGVSPVSMQFSDGSICHLYRPEHLHEEGEWQRRADELETVLERCIERWGSLPPALEFSRPEHGTLEASPEDPAKKQVHDSRLN, from the coding sequence ATGTCGAATTTTGTCGGACCGCCGAAGCCGCTGCTTTTCGACTGGCCAACAGTCGTTGCGTTTTACGCAGGCTCTTTTGCGGTTGCCTGGGCTGGGACGATGGCGGTGATCCGCCACCAGGGAAAGCTGGGGATGGATACACCGGATGGCCGCCGCAAGCTGCATGCAAGGCCTGTATCCAGACTGGGCGGCCTGCCCATTTACCTGACGCTTATGTTAGGGTTCGTTGCGGCCTTTTGGTTCCTAGATGTCCGATTTGAAGGCTGGCTCCCGCTGATTTTGTGCAATTTTCTCATGTTTTCGGTGGGGCTGGCGGATGATTTCAAGTCTCTGGGTGCCCGGGTTAAACTGACCGGTCAGATTGGGGCGGCCCTTATTCTTTATTCATCTGGCCTCTCGATAGATGTGCTGAGCAATCCATTTGGGGAGGGCGGACTGGAGATTGGCTGGTGGAGCCTGCCTCTGACCTTGCTTTGGCTGGTGGCCATCCCAAACATCATCAATCTTATTGATGGGATGGACGGGCTGGCGGGCGGGTTTGGACTTTTTCTGTCACTTACGCTGGCGTTTGTCGGTTTTGTATCCGGGTTTAACGACATCATGATCATGTCCATCGTGATGGCGGGAGCCCTGTCGGGTTTTTTGTACTTTAATTTTCCGCCTGCGAAAATTTTTCTGGGAGATGGCGGGGCTTATCTCATTGGTTTTTTCGTGGCATCGGTATCCTTAAAATCCTCGAATAAAGGATCCATCGTTGCGGCTTTGCTCGTGATTGTCATTGCCCTCGGGGTACCCATCCTGGATACCGCCTTTGCCATTCTTCGTCGTGCCATTCGTGGTGTGCCCATCTTCCGTGCGGATGCGGAGCATATCCACCACCGGCTGATTTTACTGGGTTACAGCAAAGGCCGGGCCCTGGTGGCCATGTATTCGGTTTGTGCGGTGCTGAGTCTGGTTGGAATCAGCATTTTGCTGACCAAGGGGGTGGCGCTGCCGGTGGCTGGTGCCGTCCTGTTTCTCCTGGCGGTAGGCGCTGCCCGGTATCTTGGATACGTGCGCAGCTGGTCGAATTTGCGTGAACAGATGAATCTGGCCATGGAACGGCGCCACCGTCTTGAGCACGCGAGAGCGCATGCGCGGGTTTTGGACTTTGACATCGAACTTTGCTGTCATTTGGAGGAATTTTCCGCACTGCTTGTTCAGAGGCTGAAATGGATGGATTTCAACACGTCCCGGGCAGAGGGGGTGAGCCCGGTCAGCATGCAGTTTTCCGATGGCAGCATCTGTCACCTCTACCGTCCGGAGCATCTGCATGAAGAAGGGGAATGGCAGAGGCGTGCTGATGAACTGGAGACCGTTCTGGAGCGTTGCATTGAGCGCTGGGGGAGCCTGCCTCCCGCTCTGGAATTTAGCCGCCCTGAACATGGCACCCTTGAAGCATCCCCGGAAGACCCTGCCAAAAAGCAGGTGCATGACTCGCGATTAAACTGA
- a CDS encoding glycosyltransferase family 4 protein: protein MRILLLNQCFYPDHVATAQHLTDLALGLSKAGHQVTVVACSRGYDSPQIRYPAHEFWQGMDIHRIWTPGLGKSAKWRRLVDFGSFWLSATWILLWLPRFDVTVCLTSPPLISTLGTVMAAFKGGSVVPWVMDLNPDEAVAAGWLRAGGLAERLLGFLQRWSFRRAARIVALDRFMARRLMEKGVPPEVIHTDPPWSHDEAVRYDEQGREEFRSLHGLKDKFVIMYSGNHSPCHPLDTLLEAALAVRDRSHLHFLFVGGGSEFEKVKQFRERQLLGNITTLPYQPMSSLAASLSAADLHVVVLGEPFVGIVHPCKIYNILTLGIPFMAIGPEESHLGDIAAKLPAGDSYVARPGSVEEVVHHLVKAAESPGRRSLDAQRLAREFATEALRSRLIRVIEEAAQK from the coding sequence ATGCGCATCCTGCTGCTTAACCAGTGCTTTTATCCAGATCATGTGGCCACCGCGCAGCATCTGACCGACCTCGCTCTGGGCCTTTCCAAAGCGGGGCATCAGGTCACGGTCGTGGCGTGTTCCCGCGGTTACGACAGTCCGCAGATTCGCTATCCGGCGCATGAGTTCTGGCAGGGAATGGATATCCACCGCATCTGGACACCTGGACTTGGGAAATCGGCGAAATGGAGGCGGCTGGTGGATTTTGGCAGCTTCTGGCTGAGCGCGACGTGGATTTTGCTTTGGCTGCCCCGTTTCGATGTCACCGTTTGTCTGACCTCACCTCCGCTGATATCCACTCTCGGCACGGTCATGGCTGCATTCAAAGGCGGCAGCGTGGTGCCATGGGTGATGGATTTGAATCCGGACGAGGCGGTGGCGGCTGGCTGGCTGCGGGCTGGCGGGCTGGCGGAAAGGCTGCTCGGGTTTCTGCAACGATGGAGTTTCCGGCGGGCGGCGCGCATTGTGGCGCTGGACCGCTTCATGGCACGCAGGCTGATGGAGAAAGGGGTCCCGCCTGAAGTGATCCATACCGATCCGCCATGGTCACACGATGAGGCCGTCCGGTATGATGAACAGGGCAGGGAGGAGTTCCGGTCCCTGCACGGGCTCAAGGATAAATTCGTGATTATGTATTCCGGCAATCACAGTCCCTGCCATCCTCTGGACACTTTGCTGGAAGCTGCGCTGGCCGTTCGCGACCGGTCGCATCTTCATTTTTTGTTTGTGGGCGGAGGCAGTGAATTTGAAAAGGTGAAACAGTTCCGGGAGCGGCAGCTACTGGGCAATATCACTACCTTGCCATATCAACCCATGTCCAGCCTCGCGGCCTCGCTGTCTGCCGCAGATCTTCATGTGGTGGTGTTGGGGGAGCCCTTCGTTGGCATTGTGCATCCTTGTAAAATCTACAATATTCTCACGCTGGGCATACCCTTCATGGCCATCGGCCCGGAGGAAAGCCACCTGGGGGACATTGCGGCAAAACTGCCAGCGGGTGACAGCTATGTGGCGCGGCCAGGCAGCGTTGAGGAGGTGGTTCACCACTTGGTGAAGGCTGCAGAAAGTCCAGGGAGAAGATCCTTGGATGCGCAGAGGCTGGCCAGGGAGTTTGCGACGGAGGCCTTGCGTTCCAGGCTGATCCGCGTCATTGAGGAAGCGGCCCAAAAGTAA
- a CDS encoding glycosyltransferase — MMKLHLVVPCYRESGRIGSFLPELCEEMQRLGDVVVMVVEDGSDAEEQGIMRDLISVWRSEYPCLGQPLMLDKNLGKGGAVYAGWARAEEAGLLGFVDADGATPAREVARLIRLARSAEHAGQALFASRVKLLGRRVERLLKRHLLGRIYATLVSELLDIGVYDSQCGLKLVPAPAYEKISAGLQIKGFAFDAELLAALLDGGCKVVEVPVDWSEIPGGKVHLVRDSLFMAKDILKIRRLREERRH; from the coding sequence ATGATGAAATTGCATCTGGTGGTCCCCTGCTATCGGGAAAGCGGACGGATTGGCAGCTTCCTGCCGGAGTTGTGCGAGGAAATGCAACGTCTCGGAGATGTGGTCGTGATGGTGGTGGAAGACGGTTCGGACGCTGAAGAGCAGGGGATCATGCGGGATTTAATTTCGGTCTGGCGCAGCGAATATCCCTGCCTCGGCCAGCCGTTGATGCTGGACAAAAACCTGGGCAAAGGAGGGGCCGTGTATGCCGGATGGGCAAGGGCGGAGGAGGCAGGGCTTCTGGGCTTTGTGGATGCTGACGGGGCCACTCCGGCGCGGGAGGTGGCCAGGCTGATACGGCTGGCCAGGTCGGCGGAGCATGCCGGGCAGGCATTGTTTGCCTCGCGGGTGAAACTGCTGGGGCGCCGGGTGGAGCGTTTGTTGAAGCGTCATTTGTTAGGTCGGATCTACGCCACGCTGGTGTCTGAGCTGCTCGACATCGGTGTATATGATTCACAGTGCGGCCTGAAACTGGTGCCAGCACCGGCTTATGAGAAGATATCGGCGGGGCTGCAGATCAAAGGGTTTGCCTTTGATGCCGAACTGCTGGCCGCCCTGCTGGACGGCGGTTGTAAAGTCGTGGAGGTGCCGGTGGACTGGTCTGAGATTCCGGGGGGCAAGGTGCACCTGGTCCGGGATTCCCTTTTCATGGCGAAAGACATCCTGAAGATCCGGCGTCTTCGCGAGGAGAGGAGACACTGA
- a CDS encoding glycosyltransferase family 2 protein: MMAAALPVSVCIPVKDEALNLPACLAGLGDFDEVVVVDSGSTDGTVQIATAAGATVLQFQWDGRLPKKRNWVLKNHVFKHPWVLFLDADERMNEAFANELRSVLPGTSHAGFWISFTNWFMGAPLHHGDVFHKLALFKAGAGEYERFAEDAWSHLDMEVHEHPVLEGTAGEMKSRLEHQDYRGLKNYLARHNEYSSWEANRFLWLHSADASAWLPLNGRQRFKYRYLDRWWLAWLYWGVSVWIKKGFMDGMNGFRFGMLKRRYFGEIRLKIQEARRTGKSA; encoded by the coding sequence ATGATGGCCGCCGCTCTCCCAGTATCCGTTTGCATCCCAGTCAAGGATGAGGCGTTGAACCTGCCTGCCTGCCTGGCGGGATTAGGGGACTTTGATGAGGTGGTGGTGGTGGATTCTGGGAGCACGGACGGGACGGTGCAAATCGCGACGGCGGCGGGGGCGACGGTGCTGCAATTTCAATGGGACGGCCGGTTGCCCAAGAAGCGCAACTGGGTGCTGAAGAACCATGTTTTCAAACACCCCTGGGTGCTGTTTCTGGATGCGGATGAGCGCATGAATGAAGCTTTTGCCAATGAACTGCGCAGCGTGCTTCCGGGGACTTCACATGCCGGCTTTTGGATATCGTTTACGAACTGGTTCATGGGGGCGCCTTTGCATCATGGGGATGTGTTTCATAAGCTGGCTCTTTTTAAAGCGGGGGCAGGGGAGTATGAGCGCTTCGCCGAGGATGCCTGGAGCCATCTGGACATGGAGGTGCATGAACACCCTGTGCTGGAAGGGACTGCGGGGGAGATGAAATCCAGGCTGGAGCACCAGGACTACCGGGGGCTCAAAAACTATCTGGCCCGGCACAATGAATACTCGTCCTGGGAGGCCAACCGTTTCCTGTGGTTGCATTCTGCGGATGCTTCCGCCTGGCTGCCGCTCAATGGCAGGCAGCGTTTTAAGTACCGATACCTTGACCGCTGGTGGCTGGCATGGCTGTACTGGGGGGTCTCGGTATGGATTAAGAAAGGGTTTATGGATGGGATGAACGGATTTCGTTTTGGCATGCTCAAGCGGCGCTATTTTGGAGAGATCAGGCTGAAAATCCAAGAGGCCAGGAGGACCGGGAAATCCGCATGA